Genomic window (Deltaproteobacteria bacterium):
AGCCGTAGTGAGTGGTTGCCATGTTTTATCACCACGCAGGTAGTCCGCTGGGGTCCCCGTTGCGATCGCGTCTTGCTTCGCTGTGAGCGCAGCCGTAAGGCCAGCGATCTTACTCTGACTTATGGCCGCGTTGGCGGCAACGTCGGTATCGGTGATCGCAGCTGCATTGGTTGCGCTTGTGAGTCGGCCTTGCTGATCGACGACGATATTGGCGCGTGTGTAGCTGCCTGCAGTGACGCCGGTGTTGGTGAGGCTTACTGTACCCGAGGCAGTCTGCGTTGCTGCCACCCATATGATGCCGCCGCTGCCGTCGCTCGTAAGGACGCTGCCTGCTCCGGCGCTTTCGCTTCCCTTGACGCTGAGCTTGCCGGACGAAATGTTAAAGCTCAGTGATTTACCGTCCACGGGCACACGCAGCGCGAGTGGGACATAGTTAAATTTCTGCCGTGGATAAGTTTTACCCTCAGCCGCGATCTCGATAAAAATAGCCACCGTCCCGTCACCAAAGATCTCCTGCGCATCGGGACCACTAAAAGCGAAGCTGACAGAAAACATTCCTTCGTTTAGGTCTACACTAGGGAAAGTTACTGGGTCACCCCTCTGAGTGCCCGCGACGGCGGCATCCCAAAAGGTGGCGGTTATATTGACGCGCCCCGCCATAGGCGCGCCCGTCTCGGTGGTAAGTCGGCCTGCGTAGGACACCGACATAGACGAGCTAGAACTACCAGCTACCTGGGCTTCGGCGCTACGAGCAGAGTACGGTAAGTAACCGGAACTGATGATAAATAAGCACCATGCGGCCAGCGGTCGAGCCGTAAGTAGGCGGAATTTTTGCTCAATTACTTTCATGGTGGACGCCTTGTGGTCAGTCCATGAAGTCTCCCTAGTTCGCTAAAGAGTGCTTCGTCATAAGTCGCCGTAAGCTTGAGAGGATTTACTTAAAGGCCAGGAAATCAGTGAGTTAGATTAATGATTTAAGGACTGGAGAAAATGCTCAAATTGAAGTTATCCCCTCATCTGCAAAAAAGTTTGAGTCTCTGAGGACTTGGGAAAACCATTGAACCTAAGCCATGCCCTCGTTAAGTTGGAGCAACAAAGGATTAACCATGACAGACACTTCTGATCTTTATCTCAAGCAACTCCTCGTCGGACCGATGGCAAACTTCGCCTACCTGGTGGGCTCCCGCAGTAAGCGCGAGTGCATGGTGGTCGATCCAGCTTGGGACATCGAGGCGATCACCAAGGCGGCTGAGGCAGACGGCATGACCATCACCGGCGCTCTGGTCACTCACTATCATCCTGACCACTGTGGTGGTCACATCTGGGGGCATGACATCCAGGGTATCGCTGAGCTCATGGCGACTAAGCATGTACCTGTTTACGTGCAGGCTGAAGAGGCGGAGGGCATCGTCAAGGTGACTGGAGTCAGTCGCAACGATCTTAAGATTTGCCGCAGTGGGGACAAGATCGATATCGGTGGAGTTGCCATCAAGGTCATCCACACCCCAGGGCACACTCCTGGGAGCCAGTGTTTTCTGTGCGAAGACCGTCTGATTTCGGGCGACACGCTATTCATCAGCGGATGTGGTCGGGTTGATTTACCAGGCGGCAATGCCGATCAGCTCTACGATAGTCTTAGCAACAAACTGGCCAAGCTCCCGGCAGACACTATTCTCCTGCCTGGTCATAATTACGATCCTGAGCCGTCAGCGACGATGGCCGACGTTAAGGCACGTAATCCTTACCTGCAGGCTGCATCTTTGGCAGCTTGGCGGCAAGTGCGGGGTGTTTAAGTGAGACTCAGTGCTGCGCACTCCTTGATGGCCGGGGTGTTGCTCACTCTGGCGTTTGCACCGCGGGCAGCCGCTTATAGTCTGTCTAGCATGCGTAACTCGGTCTTTCGCATCCAAGTGATGCGCGATGAGCCCAGTTTTGTCGAGCCGTGGAAGAGGGTAGTGGCTGTTCCAGGTGCGGGGACTGGATTCTACATTGGCGACGGGCGTATTCTCACCAATGCGCACGTCGTGGCCAATGCATCCTTTGTCACGGTGCAGCGTGACGGCGACGCCACACCGATGCCGGCGGTGATCAAGTTAATTGCTCATGATGCCGACCTTGCGGTCATTGAACCACTCGAGCCCTCAGGCAAGGTCGCGCTGAGTAAACTTGGACCGCTGCGCCTCGGTGGGGTACCGCGTCTGCGCTCACCGGTGTCCACTATTGGCTTTCCGATGGGTGGTGATCAGCTGTCTGTCACCGACGGTATCGTGTCGCGCATAAGTTATTTGGGCTACGTGCATCACGGCGGCGCTAAACATCTTTTGGTGCAGGTTGATTCAGCTATCAATCCGGGCAACAGTGGGGGCCCGGTGGTGCAGGGTGATCAGGTGGTAGGGGTCGCCTTCCAGAGTTTTCAGCAGGCCGAGAATACTGGCTATATCATCCCCACGCCAGTCATCCGGCACTTTCTCCGCGATATCGAGGACGGTCGCTACGATGGTCATCCGGACGACGGAATCACCATCAGCGACTGGGCCTTGCTGAGTCCGTCGACCCAGGCCTTTTATGGGCTAAGCGCTAGCGATGGTGGGGTTAAGGTGGCTCATGTGAGCCAGTGGGCACCTACCGCTGGGCTCGTCCTTCCAGGTGACATCATCCTTGCCATCGACCGTCAACCCATCGGCGTCGATGGGCGCGTCGATTTCGGCGGGGAGCGCGTCGACTTTCATGTGATTTTTGATCTGAAGCAGCTTGGGGATGACTGTAGATTTAGTGTGCTCCGGGAGGGCGTGCGACGCGATGTCGTCGTCCGTGTCGGTCCTGAGCGGCCCCATCATGAGCCTGGCTACTCATACGCGCGGCATCCACGCTTTTTTGTCTACGGTGGGCTCGTGTTCACGGCGCTTAGCCGTAATTTGCTGCGTACCTGGGGCGAGCGTTGGCTGCGTGATGCGCCGCTGACATTGAGGTATCTGGAATCGTGGTCGCAATACGATGCAGCGTATGCGGGTCTCGAGCAGATCATCGTACTCGTTAAACGACTCCCCGATGCCGTCAATACTTACGCGACCAGTCAACTCTATCAAGTGGTAGAGTCGGTAGATGGCCAGAAGGTGGTAAACATCGCAGATTTTGCCACGCACTTGGAGCAGGGTAAGTCGCCGTTTGCCGTGATTGATTTCTTTGGCAGTCATGACCCTATCGTTCTCGCGCGCGCCAAGGTCTCTGCGCGTAAATCTCTGATTGAAAAACGCTACGGTGTCACTATGGATCGCTGGCTCGAAGATCAAGGCGAATCATCCGAGTCTAGAGGGGAATCGCGCTCATGAGGGCCCTGATTTTAATTTGGCTGACGAGTGCGACGGTGTTTGGCGCCACACCACCGAAACGCAGTGTTCCTATGCGCGACGACCGTTTTCGCATCGAGGATCACGTAGTGCGCATCTTCGCCACCAAAAGCGAGATCGATCCGAGTGCTCCGTGGCAAAACGAAGACATCGCCCAGCAGCAGTACCTAGCGGTGCTACTTGCCAGTGGTGAGCTCCTGACGACGGCGAGTGCGGCTCGCGATGCTAGCTTTATTGAGTTGCAGCGCTTTGACTCATCACAGCGTGAAGAAGTTACTACCGTATTTGTCGACTATGAAGTCGATCTTGCACTGCTGCGCCCGGTGCGCCCGGTCGTCCTCCAAGGATTAAAGCCGCTCGCAATTGGCGATGATTTGGCTCTGGACACAGCTGTTCAGATTTACAAAATGCGCGACTCCAATCAGTTGAGTCAGGCGGCGGCGAGCCTCCAAGAGGTCAGCCTCAGTACTCCGGTGACCAGTAACTACGGACTGCTGTCGTATGATTTAAAGACCCAGCAGACTGGGCTAGGTAATGCCGAGCCCGTGATTTTCGGTGGCAAGCTGGCCGCTCTCGCATCATCCCAAGATCAAAACTTTCTGGCGGCGGTGCCAGCTATCGTCATCCGCCACTTCCTAAACGATCATCACGACCGTGATTACCGAGGCTTTCCAGCCTTGGGTGCTGAGCTTGCGCCGTTGACTTCGCCCGACATGCGGACACTGCTACAGGTGCCGCAATTACAGACTGGAGTCCGGGTAGCGAGCGTCTATCCCGATAGTAGCGCCACGGATCACCTGGCTACCGATGATGTGATCTTTGAGATCAATGGCCAAAAAATCAGTGATCAGGGCTATGTGCAGCACCCCATGTGGGGCAAGCTGCCGCTGCGCTCTCTGCTCAATCAGCTCTACGGCGGTGATCAGCTCACGCTCAAACTATGGCGTAAAGGTGTGGAACGCACCGAGACGCTGAGGCTCAGACGCTTCGACTCCAATCGTACACCCATCGTCAGCTACCGGTACGGGCAGCCGGAGCCGCATTTGATTGTCGGCGGGCTGATTTTTCAAGAGCTCTCGCTGGCCTATCTGCGCCAGTGGGGTAAGTACTGGCGTGACGTCGGGCCGCTTGATCTACTACATATTTTGCGCGATCAGAACGAGCCGCAAGTAGACCCCTCCACCAGAGTCATCATCGTCAGCCGGGTCTTGGCTGATCCCATTAATCGCGGTTATAGCGATACCCGTCATCGTCAGGTGCTGGCCGTAAATGGTCGCGAGGTCAAGTCGATGCTGCAGCTCCGAGAAGCACTGGCCACTTCAGTAAAGCGCGGAAGTCAGAGCTATATTGTCGTTAAACTAGGTTTAGAGGGAGACGAAGTTATCCTCGCGGAGGCGGATTTACCGGAGGCTCACAAGCGTATGCGTCGGCTCTACGAGATCGCCAGCGACGCATCCTTTTGGTCGCAATAAGCTACGACGCAGTCTGCAAAAAATGGAGCGTTGCCGTCTCAA
Coding sequences:
- a CDS encoding PDZ domain-containing protein, translated to MRALILIWLTSATVFGATPPKRSVPMRDDRFRIEDHVVRIFATKSEIDPSAPWQNEDIAQQQYLAVLLASGELLTTASAARDASFIELQRFDSSQREEVTTVFVDYEVDLALLRPVRPVVLQGLKPLAIGDDLALDTAVQIYKMRDSNQLSQAAASLQEVSLSTPVTSNYGLLSYDLKTQQTGLGNAEPVIFGGKLAALASSQDQNFLAAVPAIVIRHFLNDHHDRDYRGFPALGAELAPLTSPDMRTLLQVPQLQTGVRVASVYPDSSATDHLATDDVIFEINGQKISDQGYVQHPMWGKLPLRSLLNQLYGGDQLTLKLWRKGVERTETLRLRRFDSNRTPIVSYRYGQPEPHLIVGGLIFQELSLAYLRQWGKYWRDVGPLDLLHILRDQNEPQVDPSTRVIIVSRVLADPINRGYSDTRHRQVLAVNGREVKSMLQLREALATSVKRGSQSYIVVKLGLEGDEVILAEADLPEAHKRMRRLYEIASDASFWSQ
- a CDS encoding trypsin-like serine protease, coding for MRLSAAHSLMAGVLLTLAFAPRAAAYSLSSMRNSVFRIQVMRDEPSFVEPWKRVVAVPGAGTGFYIGDGRILTNAHVVANASFVTVQRDGDATPMPAVIKLIAHDADLAVIEPLEPSGKVALSKLGPLRLGGVPRLRSPVSTIGFPMGGDQLSVTDGIVSRISYLGYVHHGGAKHLLVQVDSAINPGNSGGPVVQGDQVVGVAFQSFQQAENTGYIIPTPVIRHFLRDIEDGRYDGHPDDGITISDWALLSPSTQAFYGLSASDGGVKVAHVSQWAPTAGLVLPGDIILAIDRQPIGVDGRVDFGGERVDFHVIFDLKQLGDDCRFSVLREGVRRDVVVRVGPERPHHEPGYSYARHPRFFVYGGLVFTALSRNLLRTWGERWLRDAPLTLRYLESWSQYDAAYAGLEQIIVLVKRLPDAVNTYATSQLYQVVESVDGQKVVNIADFATHLEQGKSPFAVIDFFGSHDPIVLARAKVSARKSLIEKRYGVTMDRWLEDQGESSESRGESRS
- a CDS encoding MBL fold metallo-hydrolase gives rise to the protein MTDTSDLYLKQLLVGPMANFAYLVGSRSKRECMVVDPAWDIEAITKAAEADGMTITGALVTHYHPDHCGGHIWGHDIQGIAELMATKHVPVYVQAEEAEGIVKVTGVSRNDLKICRSGDKIDIGGVAIKVIHTPGHTPGSQCFLCEDRLISGDTLFISGCGRVDLPGGNADQLYDSLSNKLAKLPADTILLPGHNYDPEPSATMADVKARNPYLQAASLAAWRQVRGV